A single Nostoc sp. GT001 DNA region contains:
- a CDS encoding DNA/RNA non-specific endonuclease gives MRLINRFQALAIATGLVALLGCAPAPSQPPTLTQSPTPTTEKPLQPTPIVLTSISPHLLLGNPSSATPTSITPDNYLMVKNQYALSYNQTKGTANWVAWQLNKTWLGDAERQNNFRPDNTLPAGWVRITPSAYAGSGYDKGHIAPSGDRTKTVEDNTATFLMTNMMPQTPDNNRNTWGNLEDYCRELVSLGKELYIVAGPFGSLGEPLKGKVTVPQTTWKVVVVLDSPDSGLESITANTRVIAVNIPNQEELNNDWRAYKVSVDELEKLTGYDFLSNISPNIQEVIESKVDL, from the coding sequence ATGCGCTTAATCAATCGTTTTCAGGCTCTAGCTATTGCCACTGGGCTAGTTGCGTTGTTGGGATGTGCGCCAGCGCCAAGCCAGCCACCAACATTAACTCAGTCGCCGACACCGACAACAGAAAAACCATTACAGCCAACGCCGATTGTACTTACCTCAATAAGCCCTCACCTGCTTTTGGGCAATCCCAGCAGCGCAACTCCAACGAGCATTACTCCAGATAATTACCTCATGGTAAAAAACCAGTACGCGCTCTCTTACAACCAAACCAAAGGGACTGCCAACTGGGTAGCTTGGCAGTTAAATAAAACCTGGCTTGGCGATGCTGAACGCCAAAATAACTTTCGCCCTGATAATACTTTGCCTGCTGGTTGGGTGCGGATAACTCCCAGTGCTTACGCAGGTTCAGGATATGACAAAGGGCATATTGCACCATCGGGCGATCGCACCAAGACGGTAGAGGATAACACTGCCACCTTTTTGATGACCAACATGATGCCCCAGACACCCGATAACAATAGAAATACGTGGGGGAATTTAGAAGATTATTGTCGAGAATTGGTAAGCCTTGGAAAAGAACTTTACATTGTTGCAGGCCCTTTTGGTAGTCTTGGCGAACCCCTAAAAGGTAAGGTGACGGTTCCTCAAACTACTTGGAAAGTCGTTGTTGTACTAGACAGCCCTGACTCTGGTCTTGAAAGTATTACCGCCAATACTCGTGTCATTGCAGTTAACATACCCAACCAAGAAGAATTAAATAATGATTGGAGAGCTTACAAAGTCAGTGTTGACGAATTAGAAAAACTCACAGGCTATGATTTTCTCTCTAATATTTCGCCAAACATTCAAGAAGTTATTGAGAGCAAAGTAGATTTGTAA
- a CDS encoding nuclease A inhibitor family protein, whose amino-acid sequence MTKTNSEILEQLKQASDGLLMMSEFECPLEAFLWSATPPATPEKVIQQTNHPQDTPIKIVGVDDFFQVATTEEDWHEGEEKATVKRFKTLVQELKRNLSNLQVYRLSSKEIDVYVVGQTPAGNLAGIFTKIVET is encoded by the coding sequence ATGACCAAAACTAATTCAGAAATTTTAGAACAGTTAAAACAAGCATCCGACGGCTTACTCATGATGAGCGAGTTTGAGTGCCCCTTAGAAGCATTCTTATGGTCAGCTACACCGCCTGCTACACCAGAGAAAGTTATACAACAGACAAATCACCCTCAAGATACACCCATTAAAATTGTGGGGGTTGACGATTTTTTTCAAGTGGCAACGACAGAAGAAGATTGGCATGAGGGAGAAGAGAAAGCAACCGTAAAACGATTTAAAACCCTTGTGCAGGAACTTAAGAGAAACCTGAGTAATTTGCAGGTGTATCGCCTCAGCAGTAAAGAGATTGATGTTTATGTAGTTGGTCAAACCCCGGCAGGAAATTTAGCAGGAATTTTTACAAAAATTGTAGAAACTTGA
- a CDS encoding TniQ family protein produces the protein MNYKKLNIYESLELHQPKSSQCSRLYSLEPIGIGTAECESLTSYIIRLSQAHCVTVNKLLHPNILKDFDRKDLSDYSQIIYRLLRSPHNSKSFNGLGLTSTKLSQQLEALTLRNDLSFLTMLSWSEITTYHQLFRDHQAWCPVCYEEWQTNKKPLYIPLLWFLDPVKICLHHYQYLLEECPHCRQTLPIIGKQMQLGYCSHCGNWLGSSSSIQTYHQTIYKDNIKWQEYVTISMGELIAAAPHLSSLPTRDRTAQVLNTYLNANNITKGEIATFTRFIGVRSENILIYLYNKRIPRIDKLLQITSAFQTSPLKFFTEDINTLIGKLKVSSQLFVKGKEQDDKPKPTKLDKIKIRQVLTQALLEEVPPSITEVAKRLKCSRHSIKYYCPELYQALKLHRRTERLKNFNQYSLEIRNFLEAALIVNPPPSMQSLTKSLPIKSAKLYKLFPELCYQISKRHKEYRNACTLEKRNQVIHEMNEAISKLHNQGKEPTLAQVRKLLTKPGYTREQFFQDALFKTRQELGYEN, from the coding sequence ATGAACTATAAAAAATTAAATATTTATGAGTCGTTAGAGTTACACCAGCCGAAAAGTTCTCAATGTAGCCGTTTATATTCTTTAGAGCCAATTGGAATTGGAACAGCTGAGTGTGAAAGTTTGACCAGTTATATAATTCGTTTATCTCAAGCTCATTGTGTTACTGTCAACAAGCTACTTCATCCCAACATTCTCAAGGATTTTGATAGAAAAGATTTATCTGATTATAGCCAAATAATCTACCGATTACTTAGATCGCCTCACAATTCCAAATCTTTCAATGGATTAGGATTAACTAGCACTAAATTATCTCAACAGCTAGAAGCTTTAACTTTACGTAATGATTTATCATTTCTCACGATGCTTTCTTGGTCTGAGATTACTACTTATCATCAACTATTTCGTGACCATCAAGCTTGGTGTCCAGTTTGCTATGAAGAATGGCAAACAAATAAAAAACCTTTATATATTCCTTTACTTTGGTTTCTTGATCCAGTTAAAATTTGTCTTCACCATTATCAATATTTACTTGAGGAGTGTCCTCATTGCCGTCAGACCCTCCCGATAATCGGAAAACAGATGCAACTTGGTTACTGTTCCCACTGTGGCAACTGGTTAGGATCTTCCTCATCAATTCAAACCTACCATCAAACCATATATAAAGATAATATTAAATGGCAAGAATATGTAACAATCAGTATGGGTGAATTAATTGCTGCTGCTCCTCACCTATCTTCTTTACCAACTAGGGATAGAACTGCTCAAGTTCTTAATACTTATTTGAATGCTAATAATATTACTAAAGGGGAAATAGCTACATTTACTCGTTTTATTGGTGTTCGTAGTGAAAACATACTTATTTACCTTTACAATAAACGAATTCCCCGAATTGATAAACTCTTACAAATTACATCCGCTTTCCAAACATCTCCTCTGAAATTTTTTACCGAAGATATTAATACTCTTATTGGGAAATTAAAGGTTAGTTCTCAGCTATTTGTCAAAGGAAAAGAGCAAGATGATAAACCAAAGCCAACAAAATTAGACAAGATAAAAATTCGACAAGTTCTTACACAAGCTCTTCTTGAAGAAGTTCCTCCAAGTATTACAGAAGTTGCTAAAAGGCTTAAGTGTTCTCGGCATTCTATCAAATATTATTGTCCGGAATTATATCAAGCACTCAAGCTCCATCGTCGTACTGAGCGTTTGAAAAATTTTAATCAGTATTCTCTAGAAATCAGAAATTTTTTGGAAGCAGCACTCATAGTAAATCCTCCTCCTTCAATGCAATCTCTTACGAAAAGTCTCCCAATAAAGAGTGCCAAATTGTATAAACTCTTCCCTGAACTTTGCTATCAAATCTCCAAGCGTCACAAAGAATATCGAAACGCTTGCACATTAGAGAAGAGAAATCAAGTGATTCATGAAATGAATGAGGCTATTTCTAAGCTTCATAACCAAGGAAAAGAACCTACTCTTGCTCAAGTTAGGAAACTTTTAACCAAACCAGGATATACACGGGAGCAATTTTTTCAAGATGCCTTATTTAAAACTCGACAGGAACTCGGTTATGAAAATTGA
- a CDS encoding AAA family ATPase → MSTDRLFTPELLTAPLQARLNYFDNYTMGHPYLNEAFETLKPIIRHCGESKIIFIFSPTGVGKTKLRLLAEKWIVQELWKEMEVDRGRIPFASVEAVVQKSGLFNAKDHLKRCLYALHEPKEFINHKINYGVQGIYSDNEGKIVIKQKILETDLGWALEQSLKHRRPQTFFIDEAHHLLAIASGRKLTDVPEAIKSLANRTEVLHGLIGTYELLTLHDIGEQLSRRSVYIHLPRYNAEFIEDREIWQSVIWNFQCQIPTVEEPDFLSNWNYLYERSLGCVGILKNWLNNALADALAEEANIVTISHLERRALSVGQCRNIFKAIKEGEKRAAEIEGEVEKLRIELGLVSQPILKQKTAKALGLSPEQSSELKKRKKAVGQRKPQRDSVGIKTHEL, encoded by the coding sequence ATGTCAACAGACAGACTATTTACGCCGGAATTACTTACTGCACCACTTCAAGCCCGACTGAATTATTTTGACAACTATACAATGGGGCATCCTTATCTCAATGAAGCTTTTGAAACTCTTAAGCCTATTATTCGCCATTGTGGAGAGTCCAAAATTATTTTTATTTTTAGCCCAACTGGAGTAGGCAAAACCAAATTACGCTTGCTCGCTGAAAAATGGATAGTTCAAGAGTTATGGAAAGAAATGGAAGTTGACCGAGGACGCATTCCATTTGCCAGTGTAGAAGCAGTTGTACAAAAATCTGGTCTATTCAATGCTAAAGATCATCTCAAACGATGTTTATATGCCCTTCATGAACCAAAAGAATTTATTAATCACAAGATTAACTACGGAGTACAAGGAATTTACTCAGATAATGAAGGTAAAATTGTCATTAAGCAAAAAATTCTTGAAACTGATTTGGGATGGGCATTAGAACAATCCCTGAAACACCGACGACCTCAGACTTTCTTTATTGATGAAGCTCATCATCTACTAGCGATAGCCAGCGGACGTAAGCTAACCGATGTGCCAGAAGCTATTAAATCTCTAGCCAATCGTACAGAAGTTTTACATGGTTTAATTGGAACGTATGAGTTGCTAACTCTTCACGATATTGGTGAGCAATTAAGTCGGCGTAGTGTTTATATTCACTTGCCTCGTTATAACGCTGAATTCATCGAAGACAGAGAAATTTGGCAGAGTGTTATTTGGAATTTTCAATGTCAAATCCCAACAGTTGAAGAACCTGATTTCTTGTCTAATTGGAACTACCTTTATGAACGCAGTTTAGGATGTGTTGGGATTCTGAAAAATTGGCTGAATAATGCTTTGGCTGATGCACTGGCAGAAGAAGCAAACATTGTGACAATTAGCCATTTAGAACGACGAGCTTTGTCAGTAGGTCAATGTCGAAATATTTTTAAAGCAATTAAGGAGGGTGAAAAAAGAGCCGCAGAGATTGAAGGTGAAGTTGAAAAACTACGTATTGAATTAGGTTTAGTCAGCCAACCCATCTTGAAACAAAAAACTGCAAAAGCACTTGGGCTATCACCAGAACAATCTTCTGAATTAAAAAAACGTAAAAAAGCTGTAGGACAACGTAAACCTCAACGAGATTCTGTAGGAATTAAAACTCATGAACTATAA